GTGGAATCATCACTAGGGAGCCTGGTCCAGTTAGTGGCGGGTCAACTGTTATTGCCTTTGTGAAGGATCCTGATGGTTATATTTTCGAAATTCTTGAAAGAGCTTCAACACCTGAGCCATTATGCCAAGTAATGCTTCGTGTTGGTGACTTAGAGCGCTCaattaagttttatgaaaaGGTAACTTCAAAGTCGATTTCTTCGTTTGGTGAACATTCATTTTAATGTCATCATCACTCTCATTTCTATCATAATTGTTACAGGTCCTCTGCTTTTACCTCAGTTTCATAAATATTGACGACTGAAATGCCTGcccatttaaattttataaattgaacatactaatttttcaaaaaaattgtaattattattcttttccttttctgtGAATATAAGCCTTACTTTCTGCTGATATTTTGGTGATAGTACATCTTTGTATCACCTCCCTAAGATCAATACGACACAATAATGTTCTGCCAATAAACTGCTGCCTTGATTATGCTCCATTGGAAAACTAGCTAAGCAATTTTAGGCCTATCAGATGAAAGAGTGTCTTTGTAGTTACATTTTTTACAAGTAAATCTTTCCCTATTGATATAGAGAAcactttcaattatttattaagtCAAATATTCCAAAAGCTTTAAACTATTAAGTGAAGACTCATGAATGTCTCTACTGGCCTTTTAGTGTTGGCAATGTATAAATCTATCTAGAAAAACATGATGGATTAAGATTTAATCCAGGCAATTTGGACACACAGGCTCAAATAACATGTTATAACCTAACTATCCTAAAAGATTGAGTTATTATGTGAAGGGTCATGAATGGTTTTTATATATCATCTGGTATTTTTGCTTGGTGCTCTACTAATCCATTTTTCCCATTTTTGGGAAGATTGTGAGAATCCCTTGAGATGAGTTGGATGTTTAGTGTCTTGTGCTTATATTGATAGTTGAAATAAAGTAGAGCAACTGCATTGTTGAGAGACACTGCATTGAAGTAGAGCAACTGCATTGTTGTTTACGATTGGCTTAGGCAACCATGAAATGACTGAATTTATCTTGTATTTTGTGTGGCATAAAAAATCTAGGTTGTGGAAATAAGGAGTTTTTTCTTGTGATTGACACAACCAACCATTACACTGCTTTTGATATATTGTGGTTTTATGTTTATTTCTATTATGAACCAATAATCTAAAAATTTAACTTGTTAGGTAAAGCACATTGAATGGTATTATTAGGTAAAAATTTAACATGTCCCCTGGCGCATGAGCCTGCCAAGCTTGAGAGTGGACAACGCATAAACCCACCCGAGTTCCAACTTTGGGctgaaacttatttttttttagaaaaacagGAGCGACAAGAATCAATATCTGGATCACTTGGTTTTAGAGACAGTGGTAGCATGTCATGAACTAGCAAACTAAAGTTTAAGATATTGGGCGAAAAGCACATAAATAGTTTTATATATAACACTTTATTAGTTTATTAATCCAACCATGTTTTTTTATTGGTCAAGTTCGTGTTCTTACTGGATCATGTTTTCACAGGCTTTGGGTTTGAAGCTGGTGAAGAAGGTTGATAGACCTCAATACAAGGTGAGCTCCTTTCTAACTTAATGTTAGCAATCCACACAGACCAGAACATATTTGAAGCATTAACAATAATTTGCTTATGATGTTCCTGAATTACACTGCACATCCTACAGTACACTTTAGCTATGCTTGGGTATGCAGAGGAGCACGAGACAGTTGTATTGGAGCTGACATATAACTATGGTGTCACTGAATACACCAAGGGAAATGCTTATGCTCAGGTTAGCTAAACGTTATATTTCCTTCTACAAGCCTAAACTGGTATCTTCACATTTCTGTACCACTTGATAAAATTTGTGTGgtgtattatatatcaggttgCTATTGGCACTGATGATGTATACAAGAGTGCTGAGGTAGTCGACATAGTCACTCAAGAGCTTGGAGGGAAGATTACCAGGCAGCCAGGGCCAATTCCTGGCCTTAACACAAAGATCACTTCTTTCTTAGATCCAGATGGATGGAAAACTGTAAGTTTTATATTCTCCCTTTTTCtgcattttaatttattatgttGAGTAAGGTTGCAACTTAGGGTCTGTGTGTTTTGCAAACAAATAAAGGATTTGACTGGACAACAAAACAAATGTGCCATGTTTGATTTGGATAGTGAACACAGTACAAGACAAAATAAAGTCATAGATTGGACCAATATCCATAATCTTGTCCCCTGACCTCACCAAATCATGGGACAACTATTTGTCCATCGACATGCAaccaaaaagacaaaaatatacACATCCATCCATCATGATGTAATATGGATAACCTGTAGAAGGTTGCTTTTACTGAACCTGCAAAAACAATTGATGCCAGAACCTTATATGAAGTTTAGGCTAATTAAGAGTATGAGGATGACAATCGTTTCTGTTCTTGCTTAGGTTGTTTAGGGTGATACTGCTTAGGTTGTTTAGGGTGATACTTAGTCAGTGATGATTTGAGCTTAGGTCTTAGGCAACTGGTTTTGTTTAGTGGGCATATTTTACTCTCCCACGGTTACGTCGTGTACTCATCCCAATCTTCTTTCCACCGTGTACTCGTTTCAATCTTAGGTCATTTCAGCTTATGTGCCTATAACGTAACCGTGTACTCATCTCAATCTAGGTACTATTGCCTGTAACGCGTTAAGCCTAGCGGTTCTCGAACCATGAATGATTGGGGAACCCAAATATCCGTTTGCTACTCCTTTGGAAATATTGCCCGagtggtattttttttttcccgtaTTTCAAACACTTCGTACAGTTCCCCCAGTAAATATTATTGGGCGTTCTTTTAATGGTCTCAGTACCCGCTGGATTATTAACAGTACCTAAGTTCCAAAACCTATCTTCGCCGTCCAGTAGCAACAACCGTCATGGCTCTTTGGTTGGGTATTGGAGCAAAATTACATATTGAACCTCTTTTCATAATCATGGTAAAGGATGTTTATCCAGTAGttcttaaaaatgtaaaagtcaGTAGAGTATCCATTCTGACTAGAAACTTAAATTGTTGGATCATGAAAAAATGGATTCAACCTTTTTTTGCCATTCATGTCACTATTTTTTAAGACAGCTGCTACGAAAATTGTGCTTTATTATCTTTCAGGGTTTTACATGTTTGATTTTCTGTTGAAAAAAACACACTTGACTGTCATGTCATATTTTTTGAACATGTGCCATATTTTAACACATTGGTATGAATTTTGTAGGTGTTGGTTGACAACCATGATTTTCTTAAGGAACTGGAGTGAAGTTTGCTGGCTTTTCACGAATAATGAGTCCTGATgctatattttatgaaaataagttgtaTGTCTGGATCATCGAAGCGTGTGGCTTTTTTATGTGTGGCTCTGTTCTCGACTCATTTTGTTGCTAAAAGTTGAAACTTTTTACcgtaaaagaagaaaaaaaaggaataaattGACATGAACCGTGTCTGACTGAACCCATGAACCGGTCAGCCCAGCTGCTGAACCCATAAACCGGACGGCTTGAGTGCTGAACCCATAAACCGGCCGGCCCACCACTGAACAACCGGGCCGGTTCAACTTATGAATCtatgaccaaatttttttccccttGTCCAACAAAATTACTTGCGGAAAATTTATATGTTTTCCAATcaaattaaaaagtataaaaaacaaacctttt
This genomic interval from Trifolium pratense cultivar HEN17-A07 linkage group LG6, ARS_RC_1.1, whole genome shotgun sequence contains the following:
- the LOC123888551 gene encoding lactoylglutathione lyase GLX1-like, whose amino-acid sequence is MAEAAQPNAELLEWPKKDKRRFLHAVYRVGDLDRTIKFYTEAFGMKLLRKRDVPEEKYANAFLGFGPETSNFVVELTYNYGVTSYDIGTGFGHFAIATPDVYKFVEHVRAKGGIITREPGPVSGGSTVIAFVKDPDGYIFEILERASTPEPLCQVMLRVGDLERSIKFYEKALGLKLVKKVDRPQYKYTLAMLGYAEEHETVVLELTYNYGVTEYTKGNAYAQVAIGTDDVYKSAEVVDIVTQELGGKITRQPGPIPGLNTKITSFLDPDGWKTVLVDNHDFLKELE